The Astatotilapia calliptera chromosome 22, fAstCal1.2, whole genome shotgun sequence region AGGTGTCAGTCCGTTCCAACTGGCATGCATTTCAGGTGGCTTGAGGTGGGCCAGTTGGTTGCCAGGGAACCAAGTTTAGTGGCGCTCATGTTACACAGATCTCCTCACTCTTATCTGTCATTGTGTCCTGGTTATCATCACCTCCAGAAACCCTTTCGAGGACAAGCTGAGGAGACTTCAATTCAAAgcctttttttagtttttaaaatcaACTCCCTTTTAAGTGCCAACGTTTCCAGGTGTTGCTCGCAGGTGTCTGTTGCAGTCAGGATGCAGCTGGTGGCATTTACTGTTCTCTCCTCCACTCTGCTGCTTCTAGCAGTGATCCATTCTGTGTATCTACAGCCAGGTATGGGTCTATccgtatgttttattttcttacagCGTGTCCATTTCAGTATATTTTGCTCTGAACCTGCTTGTGTGTCTTCCTAAGCTTGCCATCTGCTGTCTATTTTCGTGCTTTAATCTGTTGTCTTTCCTCATTAATGTCTCACTTCTTATTTACTGGTAAGATGGCTTTTTGTCTATTATTACTAACACACCACGAAGCAGCACAAATAAGAGAGTTTAACAGGAAGCAATTATCTTTTTCTTATCATCATAAACTTCTGCATTCTCAGATACTGTCCAGACTAACAGGATATCATATAATAATGAAGCTGCTTTAGAATAAATGGGCACTGGCCAGCCAGCTGGGTTTTGATTGACACTGCTAATTAACTGCCAGTGTTGTCCCTCCTACAGATTGTTCTCAAGCCGagtcatgtgacctgtgtgtCGGCGATTCCATGCTCAACCTGACAGGCTGTGTCTGGAGGCTTTGTCCAAatggtgacacacacacacacacacacacacacacacacacacacgtgacctCTGATAGTAATTCAATCACCAATGCTGCTGTAACACTAGCTCCCCTGGTTTGTAGAAGATCACTGAATTATTGAGTGATGCCGGGGTCTGTCTCCCTCAGGCAATGATACAGGCATGTGTGTGACCGATGAAGGGGATTCGGCAGACAACGGCATGAACTGCAGCTGGACCAGAGTGTCTGAATTGTGCACaggtattaaaaaaatgaacataattTTGGGGGGGATGATATCAAGTGTTTTTCTGCCATCTTCATAACCCTGTTACATAATTCATTCCCCAGTTGTAGAGTCTGTCGCTGCGGGAGGTGGTAAAACCGTTTCAGGTAAACTGAATCAACTCTGCTTCAGACGTCATCTCCTAGTCCCATAACAGCTGACTAAAAGATTCCCTAAAGGCAATCCAGTCATCTCCACCCGCTAAAAACCCTGACAgcactttataaatatatatatatatataaaacaaccAGTGAATTCTGTGTCCTTTCCCTCAAGGTGATGACAGCAACACCAACTCCTCCCCCGAGTTCTCCCAGGCCAAGTTCGACATGTCCAGCTTCATAGGCGGCATCATACTCGTGCTGTGTCTGCAGGCAGGCGGATTCTTCGCCATGCGCTTCCTCAAATCcaaagagcagagcagctacgaCCCCATGTGAGTTTATGCGCGGAGGTGTTGGAGAACACAGAATCTCACGCGTTTGTGCGAAACGTGTTAAGTGCAACAGCAGCCTCTGGTGGCAGGAATCGTCAACAACACACGATGCACAGCGCAAACGGTTCACCTTCAGCATCTCTGCCTGTCTTGTTTTGATtctgatcacacacactttccatCAGTCTATACACACTCTTCTGTCTGTCTTCATGCAGAGAGCAGCCACAGTGAAGACAAGATAAATGACGGACAAGCAGACGGTGCAGAGAAGGACAGCAGAACGGTGACTCATCTGGTTATGACGACAagaatttttttccctctccttttttccccctgtcgTTTTTTTGGTCTGGTCCCTGTGTGTACCCCCTGGGGGATGGGTGTGTTTGTACGAGGACATATTCCCAAAATACTGCATTGTGTAACAAGTGTCTGTGCATGAGCTCACTGCAGTATTTACAGTTCACGATCAGTGTGTTAGATGCACGATCAAGCAAGACTTTGATTTCTGCAGAATTTTATGCAACTGCTTTGTGATCATACAATTCACCTTAAATTACAGTAATTTAGGTGTTTATACTGTTATAAATAGTGTGGTGCAGTTATATTATTAAATTTAGGCTGTAGTTCAGACAAGGTCACAACAAACATTTTATCCATCGTCTTTGAGTACATTTCTGTTCATGTGCATTTTGATAACTTTCTAGAGTttttttgaaacaaaaataaccaaATGTTAACCTGTAATGTATGAAATTAttgattaatataatataaatatagtaACTAAGGTCCTAAAGTCCACTCACAGGCTGTTATACCTCTTTCCGTCAAGTTGCAGtgagtgtttgtgctgctgcggATGCAGGGAGACGCCTTCCTTTGGtgccttttgaaaaaaaaaaaagtaatcctacattttaaatggtttgAGGAGTGATTACATAGCTTTACTAGCAGTGATGCTTCTTCTATTTCCATGAGAAGAAAATCATGCAGGCTGCTTCATTCACCAGTTattgtttaaacattttcagcagGTCCTTGTATAGCCACTGACATCACTGCTTCCAGCTTTGGGGTCGGCTGTTTTATGGTGGCCTGCTACTGCCAGTCTTATtttagtggggaaaaaaataagctACAGCTCGGACACCTGCACCTCACTGATGGAAAGGAAGTGTTAGAGATAACAACTGTGATAACAACCTGTGAACCACTGAGAAAGACACACCATAACCTAAAACCTGAGCCCTAATAGCAGAGTCAGGATTTCAATCTTTATAAAAACCTCCAGTAATGACTCTAGTGgtgcattacttttattttgatgctcTTACTGTCAGTAGTTCAGACAAACCCAACGTGGTAGTCATGGAGAAGAACTCTGACTTGATTTCTCAGATTTATAATAAAGTTTGAACCATTTGATTGCTGTTATAAAACAGGTGACATAGACGTGATCCTGTTTAAATAATACTAATGTTGGTTAAACTCATTAATATGagctgtttgatttttttgtgatgACACTGGATTTCCTGAATAAACTAGGAATAAGAAGAGGTGTCTCTCAGTATGTTTGGTATGTCTTTGCTTTCTTGCATTTAAATACGCAAACACAACTCGTGGTTCCTGAGTACTTAAAGGTAGAACAGGAGGCAGAGTCTGCAGCTTCATGCCCCTCTTCTGTAGAACCAGCTCATAGTTTGGATTCAGGGCACAGACAGCCCCCATAGTTTTTAAATCAGGCTTAAAACGaccctttttgataaagcatttaATCAGGGTTGGATCGGGTGACCCTGAAACCTCCCCTAGTTAGGTCTAGGCTGCTGAGGACTTCCTATTATTCACTCACCTTaacaccactttgcatttaatcattagttattaatcattattttctCCATTTCCTCCCCTCATAACCCCCAACTGGTCACTGCAGAtgtctgcccctccctgagcctggttcccctggaggtttcttcctgttaaaagggatttcTTGCCTTCCCACTGTTACCATGTTCTCACaagggtcatgtgattgtttgggttttcacCTTAAATATGAAGCAGCTTGAGGCGTCCGAGGTGTGAtttagcactatataaataaaatagaactcGGCAGAAGAACTGAACTATGATCTGCTTAAGACCAAGGACCTGTTAATAAAAATGACCTGTCCATGTATCATATCTGGGTGTCAGTATGGACCCCAGTATTTGGCACTAACAGAGCACTGATGGGACTCTTTAGGGGAGCAGAGCGAGGGCTGGTTGGATGCTTTGGTCTCTGTCTGAGCCAGGACCTATACAGGCTTGAATAAGTCCACACAAAAAAGCTTTCCCCATCTGAGGAGACTGTGGCTGTCATCCAAGTTTGGTGACAAAGGACAGAACTgggcctttttctttctttcatcctctcctaccctcccccctctgccttgcacacactcacacaatgcAGTTCCACTGAGGGAAAGGGAAGTCCAACACCTTACCAAATTTAAACCGAGGCTGGTTACACGTATGGGTCTGTGTTCCTCTTCAAAACAGGCAGAAGGCTCGATATCTGCGTGCTTGTTTGTGCACAGTAAGGCCAGGTAGgcaagagtgtgtgtgcttAGCAGGTGTGGACAGCTACAAGATACATCCCACCTCCACCCTGCAGTTTGGTAAAACATCCGCGTGAGTCATATCACACAGTCAGACAaatacacagtgtgtgtgtgtgcgcgcacacacacacacacacacacacacacacacacacacacacacacacacacacacacacacacacacagctgagagCAGCTCCTGTGCGGACTAATTCTGGAGGGCGTGTTCACTCCGTTTACTCAGCACACAAGCGTCGacgtacacaga contains the following coding sequences:
- the cd164l2 gene encoding CD164 sialomucin-like 2 protein isoform X1, translated to MLHRSPHSYLSLCPGYHHLQKPFRGQAEETSIQSLFLVFKINSLLSANVSRCCSQVSVAVRMQLVAFTVLSSTLLLLAVIHSVYLQPDCSQAESCDLCVGDSMLNLTGCVWRLCPNGNDTGMCVTDEGDSADNGMNCSWTRVSELCTVVESVAAGGGKTVSGDDSNTNSSPEFSQAKFDMSSFIGGIILVLCLQAGGFFAMRFLKSKEQSSYDPIEQPQ
- the cd164l2 gene encoding CD164 sialomucin-like 2 protein isoform X2, which codes for MLHRSPHSYLSLCPGYHHLQKPFRGQAEETSIQSLFLVFKINSLLSANVSRCCSQVSVAVRMQLVAFTVLSSTLLLLAVIHSVYLQPDCSQAESCDLCVGDSMLNLTGCVWRLCPNGNDTGMCVTDEGDSADNGMNCSWTRVSELCTGDDSNTNSSPEFSQAKFDMSSFIGGIILVLCLQAGGFFAMRFLKSKEQSSYDPIEQPQ